One genomic window of Cannabis sativa cultivar Pink pepper isolate KNU-18-1 chromosome 2, ASM2916894v1, whole genome shotgun sequence includes the following:
- the LOC115719818 gene encoding uncharacterized protein LOC115719818 has product MFNVASPSTIEDDEPLFDDETEYPITTIENTVQISYETLMNINNTEALITIQDMFAAVYLPSFSFIIDEIIDCGRKMMNNNNLNEEVGVDVYVNVFVNELPQLDWDDDDDDDDDYNMDGFPICFVASSEESIEKLEKVQVKDNPIFCSICLEDVSVGSEATKLPCTHAYHKQCVVEWLQVSKFCPNCRVEIV; this is encoded by the coding sequence ATGTTCAATGTTGCTTCACCATCTACTATAGAAGACGATGAACCTTTATTCGATGATGAAACAGAATATCCAATTACTACTATAGAAAATACTGTACAAATTTCATACGAAACATTGATGAATATCAATAATACTGAAGCCCTAATTACCATTCAAGACATGTTTGCTGCGGTCTATCTTCcttctttctcttttattattgatgAAATTATTGATTGCGGTAGaaaaatgatgaacaataataatttgaatgaaGAAGTCGGTGTTGATGTTTACGTTAATGTCTTTGTTAATGAACTACCTCAACTTGATtgggatgatgatgatgacgaCGATGATGACTATAATATGGATGGTTTTCCTATTTGTTTTGTGGCGTCGAGTGAAGAGTCaattgaaaaattagaaaaagttcAGGTTAAAGATAATCCAATTTTTTGTTCGATTTGTTTGGAGGATGTTTCGGTTGGTTCAGAAGCTACTAAGTTACCATGCACTCACGCGTATCATAAACAATGTGTTGTTGAGTGGCTGcaagttagtaaattttgtcCCAATTGTAGAGTTGAGATAGTTTAA
- the LOC133034076 gene encoding uncharacterized protein LOC133034076, whose protein sequence is MFNLASPSTIEDDEPLFYDETEYPISTIENTVQISYETLMNNTEALITIQDMFAAVYLPSFSFIIDEIIDCGRKMMNNNNLNEEVGVDVYVHVFVNELPQLDWDDDDDDDDDYNMDDFPICFVASSEESIEKLEKVQVKDNPIFCSICLEDVSVGSEATKLPCTHAYHKQCVVEWLQVSKFCPNCRVEIV, encoded by the coding sequence ATGTTCAATCTTGCTTCACCATCTACTATAGAAGACGATGAACCTTTATTTTATGATGAAACAGAATATCCAATTTCTACTATAGAAAATACTGTACAAATTTCATACGAAACATTGATGAATAATACTGAAGCCCTAATTACCATTCAAGACATGTTTGCTGCGGTCTATCTTCcttctttctcttttattattgatgAAATTATTGATTGCGGTAGaaaaatgatgaacaataataatttgaatgaaGAAGTCGGTGTTGATGTTTACGTTCATGTCTTTGTTAATGAACTACCTCAACTTGATTGGGATGATGATGACGACGACGATGATGACTATAATATGGATGATTTTCCTATTTGTTTTGTGGCGTCGAGTGAAGAGTCaattgaaaaattagaaaaagttcAGGTTAAAGATAATCCAATTTTTTGTTCGATTTGTTTGGAGGATGTTTCGGTTGGTTCGGAAGCTACTAAGTTACCATGCACTCACGCGTATCATAAACAATGTGTTGTTGAGTGGCTGcaagttagtaaattttgtcCCAATTGTAGAGTTGAGATAGTTTAA
- the LOC133034077 gene encoding uncharacterized protein LOC133034077, translating into MFNVASPSTIEDDKPLFDDETEYPITTIENTVQISYETLMNINNTEALITIQDMFAAVYLPSFSFIIDEIIDCGRKMMNNNNLNEEVGVDVYVNVFVNELPQLDWDDDDDDDDDYNMDDFPICFVASSEESIEKLEKVQVKDNPIFCSICLEDVSVGSEATKLPCTHAYHKQCVVEWLQVSKFCPNCRVEIV; encoded by the coding sequence ATGTTCAATGTTGCTTCGCCATCTACTATAGAAGACGATAAACCTTTATTCGATGATGAAACAGAATATCCAATTACTACTATAGAAAATACTGTACAAATTTCATACGAAACATTGATGAATATCAATAATACTGAAGCCCTAATTACCATTCAAGACATGTTTGCTGCGGTCTATCTTCcttctttctcttttattattgatgAAATTATTGATTGCGGTAGaaaaatgatgaacaataataatttgaatgaaGAAGTCGGTGTTGATGTTTACGTTAATGTCTTTGTTAATGAACTACCTCAACTTGATtgggatgatgatgatgacgaCGATGATGACTATAATATGGATGATTTTCCTATTTGTTTTGTGGCGTCGAGTGAAGAGTCaattgaaaaattagaaaaagttcAGGTTAAAGATAATCCAATTTTTTGTTCGATTTGTTTGGAGGATGTTTCGGTTGGTTCAGAAGCTACTAAGTTACCATGCACTCACGCGTATCATAAACAATGTGTTGTTGAGTGGCTGcaagttagtaaattttgtcCCAATTGTAGAGTTGAGATAGTTTAA
- the LOC133034078 gene encoding uncharacterized protein LOC133034078, with translation MFNLASPSTIEDDEPLFDDETEYPITTTENTVQISYETLMNINNTEALITIQDMFAAVYLPSFSFIIDEIIDCGRKMMNNNNLNEEVGVDVYVHVFVNELPQLDWDDDDDDDDDYNMDDFPICFVASSEESIEKLEKVQVKDNPIFCSICLEDVSVGSEATKLPCTHAYHKQCVVEWLQVSKFCPNCRVEIV, from the coding sequence ATGTTCAATCTTGCTTCACCATCTACTATAGAAGACGATGAACCTTTATTCGATGATGAAACAGAATATCCAATTACTACTACAGAAAATACTGTACAAATTTCATACGAAACATTGATGAATATCAATAATACTGAAGCCCTAATTACCATTCAAGACATGTTTGCTGCGGTCTATCTTCcttctttctcttttattattgatgAAATTATTGATTGCGGTAGaaaaatgatgaacaataataatttgaatgaaGAAGTCGGTGTTGATGTTTACGTTCATGTCTTTGTTAATGAACTACCTCAACTTGATTGGGATGATGATGACGACGACGATGATGACTATAATATGGATGATTTTCCTATTTGTTTTGTGGCGTCGAGTGAAGAGTCaattgaaaaattagaaaaagttcAGGTTAAAGATAATCCAATTTTTTGTTCGATTTGTTTGGAGGATGTTTCGGTTGGTTCGGAAGCTACTAAGTTACCATGCACTCACGCGTATCATAAACAATGTGTTGTTGAGTGGCTGcaagttagtaaattttgtcCCAATTGTAGAGTTGAGATAGTTTAA
- the LOC115702800 gene encoding zinc finger CCCH domain-containing protein 12-like isoform X2: MEYGRESVVQVIGTENWSGDQAIWATEDDYRAWNNNSDTSGDTFSNSNYEQRQSQSRSGSEPPNKKSKNSQDVTSSNRSKAIGKMFFKTKLCCKFRAGTCPYISNCNFAHSIEELRRPPPNWQEIVAAHEEEKGVSSEPREEFQIPSVGSSTFVVETPRSYKGRHCKKFYTEEGCPYGDSCTFLHDEQSKNRESVAISLGPGGYGGAPSGTNNATNNSNNNNTTITTTTTTNNNNSNNNNNNSNSNNKPSNWKTRICNKWELTGYCPFGSKCHFAHGSAEPREEFQIPGLQLLLLSKRIEQICFQKFELLPLITNNLKLEVCSI; encoded by the exons ATGGAGTACGGACGGGAAAGCGTGGTTCAGGTGATTGGTACTGAGAATTGGTCAGGAGACCAAGCTATTTGGGCTACTGAAGACGATTATAGAGCTTGGAACAACAACAGTGATACATCTGGAGATACATTTTCGAACTCGAATTATGAGCAGAGACAATCCCAGTCTCGATCAGGTAGCGAACCACCCAACAAGAAATCGAAGAATTCGCAAGATGTAACTTCATCAAACAGGTCTAAAGCTATTGGAAAAATGTTTTTCAAGACCAAACTTTGCTGTAAATTCAGAGCTGGGACTTGTCCTTATATCTCAAACTGTAACTTTGCTCATAGTATTGAAGAGCTTAGAAGGCCACCACCTAATTGGCAAGAGATTGTAGCTGCTCATGAGGAAGAAAAGGGTGTATCTTCAGAACCAAGGGAAGAGTTTCAGATTCCTTCAGTTGGGTCTTCAACTTTTGTTGTTGAGACACCAAGGTCTTATAAAGGAAGACATTGTAAGAAGTTTTATACTGAAGAAGGGTGTCCTTATGGTGATAGTTGCACATTTCTTCATGATGAGCAGTCCAAGAATAGGGAGAGTGTGGCTATAAGTTTGGGGCCTGGAGGGTATGGTGGTGCGCCGAGTGGAACGAACAACGCTACGAACAATAGCAATAACAACAACACcaccatcaccaccaccaccaccaccaacaacaacaacagcaacaacaacaacaacaatagcaacagcaacaacaagCCCTCCAACTGGAAAACCAGGATTTGCAATAAGTGGGAGTTGACTGGTTATTGCCCATTTGGAAGCAAATGTCATTTTGCTCATGGTTCCGCAG AACCAAGGGAAGAGTTTCAGATTCCGGGTCTTCAACTTTTGTTGTTGAGCAAAAGGATTGAGCAAATTTGTTTCCAAAAGTTTGAATTATTACCACTAATCACCAACAATTTGAAATTAGAGGTATGTtctatttga
- the LOC115702800 gene encoding zinc finger CCCH domain-containing protein 12-like isoform X1 — translation MEYGRESVVQVIGTENWSGDQAIWATEDDYRAWNNNSDTSGDTFSNSNYEQRQSQSRSGSEPPNKKSKNSQDVTSSNRSKAIGKMFFKTKLCCKFRAGTCPYISNCNFAHSIEELRRPPPNWQEIVAAHEEEKGVSSEPREEFQIPSVGSSTFVVETPRSYKGRHCKKFYTEEGCPYGDSCTFLHDEQSKNRESVAISLGPGGYGGAPSGTNNATNNSNNNNTTITTTTTTNNNNSNNNNNNSNSNNKPSNWKTRICNKWELTGYCPFGSKCHFAHGSAEKGVSSEPREEFQIPGLQLLLLSKRIEQICFQKFELLPLITNNLKLEVCSI, via the exons ATGGAGTACGGACGGGAAAGCGTGGTTCAGGTGATTGGTACTGAGAATTGGTCAGGAGACCAAGCTATTTGGGCTACTGAAGACGATTATAGAGCTTGGAACAACAACAGTGATACATCTGGAGATACATTTTCGAACTCGAATTATGAGCAGAGACAATCCCAGTCTCGATCAGGTAGCGAACCACCCAACAAGAAATCGAAGAATTCGCAAGATGTAACTTCATCAAACAGGTCTAAAGCTATTGGAAAAATGTTTTTCAAGACCAAACTTTGCTGTAAATTCAGAGCTGGGACTTGTCCTTATATCTCAAACTGTAACTTTGCTCATAGTATTGAAGAGCTTAGAAGGCCACCACCTAATTGGCAAGAGATTGTAGCTGCTCATGAGGAAGAAAAGGGTGTATCTTCAGAACCAAGGGAAGAGTTTCAGATTCCTTCAGTTGGGTCTTCAACTTTTGTTGTTGAGACACCAAGGTCTTATAAAGGAAGACATTGTAAGAAGTTTTATACTGAAGAAGGGTGTCCTTATGGTGATAGTTGCACATTTCTTCATGATGAGCAGTCCAAGAATAGGGAGAGTGTGGCTATAAGTTTGGGGCCTGGAGGGTATGGTGGTGCGCCGAGTGGAACGAACAACGCTACGAACAATAGCAATAACAACAACACcaccatcaccaccaccaccaccaccaacaacaacaacagcaacaacaacaacaacaatagcaacagcaacaacaagCCCTCCAACTGGAAAACCAGGATTTGCAATAAGTGGGAGTTGACTGGTTATTGCCCATTTGGAAGCAAATGTCATTTTGCTCATGGTTCCGCAG AAAAGGGTGTATCTTCAGAACCAAGGGAAGAGTTTCAGATTCCGGGTCTTCAACTTTTGTTGTTGAGCAAAAGGATTGAGCAAATTTGTTTCCAAAAGTTTGAATTATTACCACTAATCACCAACAATTTGAAATTAGAGGTATGTtctatttga